atttgtagcCACTTCTATATACAAAAAAGTTATTGCTTAtttgctggggaagacagtttgaCTCTTTCCTTCAACtctttttcataattattttaaaagaaacatcaaagttaatacttttttctattttgcattTAGTTTTATCATCTGCAACTTTTTCAACTCAGCATGGTACTATGAGATCCTGATGCATTTCTCAGCAGGAGTTTAATCTTCCATATTGACCATTTCCAACAATAAGGTGGGGCATGGCATGGAACTCAAGTCAACAAATCTGACAGGaccttttctgcatttgaacAAGGGCATCTCAAGACACAGTCAGTTTTGCCAGCCAGGCAGATTATCTCAAAAACCTTTGTACAAATGACATTGGAGAAATCAGAGGTGCAGAACAGAAGAGGTAGAGGTCATCTGCAGAGGGTGGAAGGTGAACAAGAGAATGGCCTGGGGAACAGAAGGAATGGAGGATGTGAGCTGGTGGTATAGGTTCTTAGAAACTATTTAACATTATTGATTTGAGGGTTTTTCTaaatgacagaggaaaaaataaagatgtttacAGGATTGTCTTGCACCCAATGTTCAGTCAATAGCTAGTAGAGGATAACCCAGTAGATACACTGAAATCCTGATTGTACGGCAAAAAGCCCCACAACTCAAATGTAAggcaccctccccccccaaaaaaaaaaataaacccaaaccaacaaataTAAATGTTCCAAGTAACTTAGTAACTTCAAGCTATGCTCTTTCTCTGTCCCACTGATTGCCCAGCAAAAGACATGACAGGACACCATGAGGGAGGTGTCCAACATTGCTTCCCCTGGCAGGCAAGTGCcaggttgaaagaaaaaaacatcgTCTCTGCTTTTGTGACAGCTAGGTGAGAGAGGTTTTTCTCCTGGCTTGAAAAGATAATAGATTTTGAATGTTTTCCCATTCTGTATCACAATGAAACCATGATTTCTcaaataacaggaaagaaaagaccaTCTGTTGCTCAAAGCAACAGCAATAGGATGCTTGCCTGGGAAGTTATGAGAAAGTTTTAACTCTGTGCTCTGTCTTGTTCAGCTTGTCTTGTACTTAACCATCAGTCTCCTATCACAGGCAAGTGTCCTAGTCACCAAGGCTCTGAGCTCTTCTAAagtcttttgtcttttccaCTGGAGCCACTGTATTTAACTATTCCATGCTGATAGGAAGGGCAAAATGGAGGGACACTGTGTAGCTCAATGACTGTAGCACCTCAGTCTTTCCTTATGGCTACAGTTTTTAGGAGAAGCTCTGTGCTAGCTCTGAGAGATCTTCCCCATTGAAATCAGCATGTGAATCCCCAGCATACCATCCTTCGTGGAAGACAGTGGAATACAGATCATGTTATGTGTTTAAGTTGGAACCCTGAGTGCCTTTTTGTATGGCATaggaaagatacagaaatattctCATGTATGTGTCCTGCCCTGATCTTACTGTTCCTGCTGGGCAGTGGTCTGTAGTTAGCTGAGTTAGCTTTGTTATAAATATGAGGgtttaaatgaataaatgccTCTGACTAAAGATCTCACAGTTAATTACTGCAGAATCACAGTATAGCTCCAAAATAGAAAGCAGATCAGCATGTGACTGTTCGTTCTGCCTTCCCAGCAAAGCTACTGTTagcagcaaacagcagctgcagataAAAATAGAAGATGATAAGCAACTAGGATCTTTAGTTAAACGCAGAAGTCACTCGCCATGACGGCAAGGAGTCCAGAGCAACAATGAAGTCTCTCCGATTCATAAGTGCTGAAGCATTCGTGTCAAATGCAGAGTTTGCCAGGAAGAGTCTCGGCTGTGTTGCCCAtaatctttttcctcttctttttaaagccaGCTATTTACTGGAGCAAGGGGAAGTGATTCATGACTTGGTAGAGAACTGGCCACTTGTTGACTTTAACATGGGAAAACTTTTGGGAACAACTGTGGACTACCAGGAAGACCTGAGCCATAGAACATGCTCGGTGTGCTTGGAAAGCTGTTTGACAGGGCTGAGAGACTATGTGCTGAATCATCCTTCTCCCTACGTGAAAAGGTTGAAAGTGGTCGACCTGACGGGTATAAAAGATGTTGAAGTTCAGTTTTGCAAGTGTAAGAAGACAATGGGCAGGTGGTCCAGGACACAGATGCTCTCTAAGCTTTGTTTAGAACTGCTGGTTTACCTGCAACAAACACAGTGCAATCTGGGTACCTTTGAAATCAATATTGATGTGCTAATTGACTTGTTTGTTACAGAACGGAACTATGAGCTGGTAGTGCAGGCCCTGTTGAAGAAATGCTATTGTCCACTGAAGATCTGCTGTGTGGCATTCAGATCTGACAACCTGGCTTTGCAGAAATTCTTCTATATCATAAAGCTCATTGATCCCTCTTTGTTGCGCAAACTGGAAATAGTTCACAATGTTCGCTTGGAAATGGAACACTTGGAAATACTCTTCAACAGTATCCACTTCCCTCTACTGATGTCCTTGACCTTGCCAGCACGAACATTTAATGTACGGAGGTTCACAGCTACAGATGAACGGATGCTTACTAACATTGGAGAAAAGATGGGTGAAATGACGCAGCTGACCGAGTTGAGTATGTCATTTTCTATACTCACAGGAAGAATACAGAAACTGCTCAGGTAATTTGGTCATCCTGCTTTCAGTCAAACTGTAAAGAACAGCCCTTTGTGCCATCAGCAAGCTGAGAATATCTGAGAATAAGGGAAGTAAGTATATCTCGGGGCGTGTGAGAAAGGGCAGCAGGAAGCTAGGAAAGAGTATTTGTTGGGGAGAATTGGAAGCCAATGTATATCTAATACACTTAGAAGAACTGACTGTTCTCTCTTTCAGAGCCCATCTGATGAGTATGATGAGAATATATACTTTTGGCTACCACATAAGAGAGGGGTACACCCAGACATTTTTGATTCGCCACATTCTTGAGCTTATATCTTAATCAGCTTGGTCTGGCCTTTGGTACAAGACCTGAGTCATGTTCCAAGTAT
Above is a genomic segment from Ciconia boyciana chromosome 2, ASM3463844v1, whole genome shotgun sequence containing:
- the LRRC14B gene encoding leucine-rich repeat-containing protein 14B isoform X1 — its product is MKSLRFISAEAFVSNAEFARKSLGCVAHNLFPLLFKASYLLEQGEVIHDLVENWPLVDFNMGKLLGTTVDYQEDLSHRTCSVCLESCLTGLRDYVLNHPSPYVKRLKVVDLTGIKDVEVQFCKCKKTMGRWSRTQMLSKLCLELLVYLQQTQCNLGTFEINIDVLIDLFVTERNYELVVQALLKKCYCPLKICCVAFRSDNLALQKFFYIIKLIDPSLLRKLEIVHNVRLEMEHLEILFNSIHFPLLMSLTLPARTFNVRRFTATDERMLTNIGEKMGEMTQLTELSMSFSILTGRIQKLLSPLKTPLKMLDVSNCSLNHADMAYLANSFHANHLEALDLSGHDIPDLYPSVFFKLLSHSSSVLRSLTLEDCNIQDTHVNMLILGLSPCQKLQEFKFLGNPLSSQALKHLFTFLCELPMLKNVEFPVPRDCYPIGITYPIDDASLCRFDYQKYESVAEELNLILLQANREDVKASTPLFGSYDAAVQETNNELGAYLIKSFKETLEKFTTSLNKIS